In Spirosoma pollinicola, the genomic window TCACTTTTACCGCTGTCGGATACCAGCCGGTGGGAATAAATCCGCTGGATTGGCTGTGACCTTTCCGGGTCACATCAAACACCGCCAGACAATTATTGTCGGCGTTGGCAATGTATAGTGTGTTTTCATTATCACTCAGGGCCAGTCCATTGGGTGTGCTCCCTACCGGAGCATCCGGAAATAGCGACGTCGTCATGGTTTCAATAACTTGCTGTTTAGCCACATCAATTAGCGCAACCGTGTTATCATTGCCGTTGGCCACAAAAAGATGCTGTCCATTTCGAGTCAACAACAGATCGTTCGGGTTTTTATTGGTCTTGATTTTAGCCACTATTTTCGGCGTATTGACATCAACAATCAACACGCTGGCGCCCCCCCACAGCGATACGTAGAGCTGATTTTTATCGGGTGACAATAGGCATGTATAGGCGGCAGCTCCTATAGGTAGCTTATGCAGAATCTGCCGCGTTTTCGTGTCGGCGATATACAGGGAACTATCCTCTTTAGTGACCACATAGAGCCGATTTTTGGCATCATCGACGCACAGACCCGTTGGTGAAATTTTTGTTGGCCAAGGTTTCCCCAGCACAATTGGCTCATCGGGCAGTAACTTCTGGTTTTCCAGTTTATAAACAAGAATCCGATTGTCGTTACCACCCGACGCATACAACCTCGTCTCGTCTTCGCTAAAGGCAAGGCCCAGATAGGATTTACCAACCCTAACTGTATCCAGAATTTTTTCAGTAAGGGCATCCAGCAGCGTAATACTTTGGGTGCTCTGCCCATTGTTGGTAACAGCCAGGTATTTCCGGGATGGAGACACCACCAGATTTAAGGGTAAGTCATCCAGATCGAGGCTTCGTCCAGGGGGTGTGAGGGCCCAGCCATTAGGCAAATTGACCCGCTTTGCCACCAGTTTTTTATATACCTCAACTTCCTCTGTTGCTGGAGTCGAGCTATTTTTTCGATTACATCCCGCCAGAATCGACAGGATAAGAAGCACCCAAACGCTATAGAAACTAGTTGAACGGTTCATCATTTGAGAATTGGACATACGCTTGTTTTAAGTTAATTAAAATCACGTCAAATTCTACTGAATGCGTCGAAGCATCTTCGCGCTTATTCGTCACATACGCCAAACGAGGTCACCTGAAGTAGGTAACCTCGTTTGGTTAGCAGAACTCGACAACACGGGCTGAATAACGAGTGCCGCTAAAACCCGTACCGGGCGCCAAGTTGAAATTGATATGGATTTCCACTTAACCCGGATACACCTGCGTTGGTATTGACGGCATATTTATAATTGTTGGTAGTCGTATCGAACCCAGATCTCGACAGCAGCGTGGTAGCTCCCAGCGCATGGTTAACACCCCATGATTTGTTGATCAGGTTGGCCGTATTAAACAGATCGCCGGAAAGTTCGAGGTATTGTTTTTTGAACGTTTTTACTTTGTAGGTCAGGCGCAAATCAACTGTTCCATAAAAAGGGTTCACCCCGCCATTACGTTCAGCAACCTTCCCAAAGCTATTACGGATGTAATCTTTTGCACTTTTTTCCACGTTTGGATTGTTCAGAATCGAATTGATGCCGTCTCTCAAATATTGTGGCGTTTCTGCGCTGGTCGGGTCATACACAAAAGCCAGATCGTTTGTTTCTACGAAATCGCCGTTGATATTGCCATTCACAATCATCGAGTAGCGCGTGCCACTCAGGCCTGAAAACCGGAACCCCAGGTTAAATCCGTAGAACGTAGGCGTATTCCCATAAACCACAATTTTGGTCCGGAAATGGTTATCCGAGTAATTCATCTGGTTCAGGGTGCGCGGGTCGCCAGCCGTGTATTGTACCAGTGTTGCCGTATTGGCTACGTTTCCGTTGTAAGACGTGTTATCCTTGGTCTGGTTCCAGGTATATGAGAAGGCAATTTCTCCATCTTTGAAATACCGGTAATTGGCATCAACAACAACGGCAGCCTGATTCACTTTACCCAAACTTTCCAGTTGCAGCACGCGGCCTACGTCAGTTGTTTTACGGCCCAATATCCAGTTTTGGGAACCATTCGACGTCAGAATGGAGGAAGCAGGCACGTAAACGGGCCGGTTGGCTTCCTGCGACAAGGTGAAGTACGGCTGATCGACCATATTCTTGTCGATATAGGTGTAGTTGTTCCGGGCGAACGACATATAACCCGCAATACTCATTCTGAAATTACTACTGAAGAAGTGGCTATACGATCCATTGATTTTATAAACGGTGGGTACTTTGGCGTCCTTGCCATTCATATTGATGGTGTACAGTTTAGGTATGTGGGGATTATTGACCAGATCAACACCCGGCGCCGAGGCTGGGTTAGCGCGATAAGCGGGGAAGTTTGGTGTAGGAACCAGATTGCCCGTTACATCAATGCTGGCAATGTGGCTACCGTCAAACAGCATATTATTGATCATGGAATAAGGGTTCAGGGCTGACCCCAAAATACCACCCCCTACTCGAATGATATCTTTCCCGTTCTGGCGAACATCCCAGGTGGCCTGTACACGCGGCTGTACCTGAAGGGTAGCCAGTCTGTTATCCGTTCTTAGCCCCAGCGTGTTGAATACCGTTTGATTGAAATTCGGTTTAGTCAGATAGTCGGTATAGTCCACCCGGATACCCCCTGTAACGTTCAGGCCCGGCGCAACGGTCGTTTGTGCCTGGGCGTAGATGGTAGGAATAAGTACGTTGAATTTAACATTGGGTGTGTTACTCAAATAAACATCCCGGGTGAAGCGATAGGGTGCCAAATTCTCAAACGCGGCCAGTCCGGTATACCAGAAACGGC contains:
- a CDS encoding TonB-dependent receptor — encoded protein: MLNFTKLIFVLFLFTVHLSKAQTNLAGISGKITDQDGKPLEMATVQIKNESTGFRANSVSNEKGEFRLKELPLGAPYSITVQFVGMATQAQTGFALNQGDLLQVSFKLVENSQQLETVVISSNSLTNKIENIGTSTAITAKDINRLPVNGRNFSTLADLSPLSTGNSLGGQLGSATNFTIDGMAARSTIAGGQPTGAYSITMEAVREFQVVTNQYDVTYGNAGGGTISTVTKSGTNKLTGSAFTFLRTNWLSSPYGLNEQKRNLPFNTAQYGFSLGGPIIKDKLHFFVAWDRQASTQPLLIAPIQSTADALRYNVTQATEDRFLSIARSKYGVGNAPQFGQFTRFKNTQALFARIDWQINAKNLLTIRNNYIYDLDNQSDGDNTAINMYEVYSTRKSSNNSLMASLRTTINPKVTNELKIQHFWEYNKMYANPQLPEDNIPRATVANVASVNPIDSTKSLFTSIQLGGQRYGGDYFNNNLIQLVNNVYVNTNKFNFTFGAGVTFSNQNSIYGSETNGRFWYTGLAAFENLAPYRFTRDVYLSNTPNVKFNVLIPTIYAQAQTTVAPGLNVTGGIRVDYTDYLTKPNFNQTVFNTLGLRTDNRLATLQVQPRVQATWDVRQNGKDIIRVGGGILGSALNPYSMINNMLFDGSHIASIDVTGNLVPTPNFPAYRANPASAPGVDLVNNPHIPKLYTINMNGKDAKVPTVYKINGSYSHFFSSNFRMSIAGYMSFARNNYTYIDKNMVDQPYFTLSQEANRPVYVPASSILTSNGSQNWILGRKTTDVGRVLQLESLGKVNQAAVVVDANYRYFKDGEIAFSYTWNQTKDNTSYNGNVANTATLVQYTAGDPRTLNQMNYSDNHFRTKIVVYGNTPTFYGFNLGFRFSGLSGTRYSMIVNGNINGDFVETNDLAFVYDPTSAETPQYLRDGINSILNNPNVEKSAKDYIRNSFGKVAERNGGVNPFYGTVDLRLTYKVKTFKKQYLELSGDLFNTANLINKSWGVNHALGATTLLSRSGFDTTTNNYKYAVNTNAGVSGLSGNPYQFQLGARYGF